The Candidatus Limnocylindrales bacterium DNA segment GTAGAAGAAGTTGGCCGGGAACAGCCCCTCGTGCCACTTGTGCGTGTACTCGTACGCCTTGACGCCAAGGAAGATGCTGCCGAGCAGCATCGTTGCCGCGATCCAGAACGCGATCGACTTGCTGCGGCTCATGCGTGCCGAGTGCACGGCCATTGCCATCGTCAGCGAGCTGCCGATCAGGACAACGGTGTTGAACGTGCCGAGCACGATGTCGAGATGGTGGCTCGCGTGCACGAACGCGTCCGCGTACTGGATCCGGTAGAAAAGATACGCCGTGAACAGGCCGCCGAAGAACATGATTTCGGTGACGAGGAAGACCCACATCCCGAACGTGGCGGTCTCGTACTGCTGCTGCTCGTTCGCGAAGTGCGACTGCAGGCGCGACTCGGGAACGGCCGGAATGGCGACGTCAGACATGGGCTGCCTCTACGGTGCCGTGACCGGCATGCTCGCCGAACTCGCGGGCCATCTCGGGGTAGTCGTACGGCTCCGACGTGATGATCGGCGTTTCGTGGAAGTTGTGCGGGTGCGGCGGCGAGTCGAGCGTCCACTCCAGGCCGAGAACGCCCCACGGATTCTTGCCGGCCTCTTCGCCGTGGCGCAGCGACCACATGAAGTAGAAGAACGGCAGCATGTAGCCGACCGCAAGGATGCCGGCGCCCATCGTCGAGAGCACGTTGAGCACCTGGTACTCGGGCGGATAGTAGTGATAGCGCCGCGGCATGCCGAGGTAGCCGGCGATGAACTGCG contains these protein-coding regions:
- a CDS encoding cytochrome c oxidase subunit 3 family protein, with the translated sequence MSDVAIPAVPESRLQSHFANEQQQYETATFGMWVFLVTEIMFFGGLFTAYLFYRIQYADAFVHASHHLDIVLGTFNTVVLIGSSLTMAMAVHSARMSRSKSIAFWIAATMLLGSIFLGVKAYEYTHKWHEGLFPANFFYSAPDAAQQRIYFSLYFAMTGLHATHMVIGMGIMVIIAWQALKGAYTSRWYTPVEIMGLYWHFVDLVWIFLFPLLYLIGRH
- a CDS encoding cbb3-type cytochrome c oxidase subunit I, giving the protein ATMYKGSVSFESPMIFALGFMGLFLVGGLTGLFLAILGLDMHVQDTYFVVAHFHYIMVGGAIMGYMGGLHYWWPKISGRIYPELPAKAAALLIFVGFNGTFFPQFIAGYLGMPRRYHYYPPEYQVLNVLSTMGAGILAVGYMLPFFYFMWSLRHGEEAGKNPWGVLGLEWTLDSPPHPHNFHETPIITSEPYDYPEMAREFGEHAGHGTVEAAHV